The DNA region GTTTTTCTAAAAGTGTATGAACTTCAATAGGAATTAAATCCGGAACTCCGTCAAAATTTTCAATTAAATCACCATGTTTTTTAACTATTGTGCTGAAGACTTGCCGCATTTTCCAAATAAAGCTTTTGCTTGGCTCTCCTCGTACAACAATCGCTAAATAACAGTATCCTGCACCTTCTAAAATTATTTTGGATGTGCCATATTCAATTGCATCTAATTCTGTCATGGTTCCAGATTGATTGATGCAATCATTGGCAAAGCTGCGAATTGCTGTCAGCATTCCTGCAATCATTTCAGCCTCTAGCTGCTCTACGTCAGAGTGCTGAATATCTGAGATAACTAAACCAGATGCTTTATGAATCAAGAAAATGGCTTGAATTGTAAATGGTAGAGCTTCTTTAAGAATTAATTCTGCTTCCGAAACTCCCTGTAACTTGGCACGAATTTTACGTTTGATGCCTTCAACGCTAAGGGTTTCTTCAACTTGTCGGTTAATGGCACGGATTGTCTCTGCCATATATTTTGCTATGGTACTACCAATAATTGGGTAGAGTGCATCCACTACAATATTCTGCTCAATTTCAATTTGCTTTTTTATGGCTCGTCCCATTGCAGGAGCGATCGCATCTGAAACTTCTTCTGGAGCTATAATAATCTGCTGGGAAATAGCCAGAGGAATAACAGGTGCGATCGCGTCACCCATGCTAATTTTATCCTGTTCAGTACGACTGCGGATAGTCTGATCAATAATAGGAGCAATTATCTGTACAATTTCCTCTTTAGACTCCGCGATGGTCAGCTTTAAAATTTCAGAAATCCACGGTAACAGTAGATTTATTAGCTCTTTAGGGTCATAAATTTGATTCTCTATTTTTGCTAATTTTTGTTCAATTTTAGCTGTAATGTTGTTTATTTCTGCTAATTCATATCCGACCAATATCTCCCGTAATTTTTGCAACGCATCGTCTGAGTTGTCTAAATTTTCCTCAAACTTCGTAAATATTTCAATAGCATCTTCTCTTTTTTGTTGATTATTTTTTGAGTAATTAGATATATCTTGAATAACATTAAAATCCGATTCTAAATAAGCTTCACATACTTCTAATGTCACTGGAGCAAGTTGCTGCAATTTAATTTCTTCTACAACAGGCTCATTGCTATTCTCAGTTTCTGATAGTAATAAAGGAAAAGATTGCTCAGGTGATTCGATAATCTTGAGTTCAATTAATAGATGCATCAAATTGTCAATTTGTACAGATATTTCTGGTTTCAACTCAACAGATTGAGAAATCAAATTGTCCACCTGAGTCATATCAGTAAGTCTCATTATCAACTGTGATTTAAAAGTCCTGAGTCACCGTTCGCCTTTGGCGTTCCCGCAGGGTAGCCGTCGCTCCGACTTCTCGCGTTCGTGCTGAGTTAGGAGTTATTAAGTAAGTCGGCACAATAAATGTAAACAAGGCTCAATCC from Nostoc commune NIES-4072 includes:
- a CDS encoding OmpA family protein codes for the protein MTQVDNLISQSVELKPEISVQIDNLMHLLIELKIIESPEQSFPLLLSETENSNEPVVEEIKLQQLAPVTLEVCEAYLESDFNVIQDISNYSKNNQQKREDAIEIFTKFEENLDNSDDALQKLREILVGYELAEINNITAKIEQKLAKIENQIYDPKELINLLLPWISEILKLTIAESKEEIVQIIAPIIDQTIRSRTEQDKISMGDAIAPVIPLAISQQIIIAPEEVSDAIAPAMGRAIKKQIEIEQNIVVDALYPIIGSTIAKYMAETIRAINRQVEETLSVEGIKRKIRAKLQGVSEAELILKEALPFTIQAIFLIHKASGLVISDIQHSDVEQLEAEMIAGMLTAIRSFANDCINQSGTMTELDAIEYGTSKIILEGAGYCYLAIVVRGEPSKSFIWKMRQVFSTIVKKHGDLIENFDGVPDLIPIEVHTLLEKLKDTNIQDKKKTKVLPLLVLSLTVISTILIPWGIWQYRSGVIHSIENQTSLALTSVPELAVYRLTVQVEHNKLKLTGRLPNQLLRQKAEQIVKITSPNWLVDNQIILVEVPADPVLAAAEVKRATAVLNQTDNITISAQYIAGKVAVEGTVNRIADAQIIANTFEQIPGVKSVSSAVRVQPPQIEVRFYFQPDSASLMKADLAYKVQQVKSFLNQHPNKHLKIIGYSYDRTGVKKSHQLALMRAKAVQQALIKLGIEPSRLQVISRTNLPPGIDVTHPIWLSRCVVIEAINKQF